Proteins encoded by one window of Pecten maximus chromosome 15, xPecMax1.1, whole genome shotgun sequence:
- the LOC117344088 gene encoding dipeptidase 1-like, which produces MSTTGSKQGLASEMTFTKGRNRDRCILGLVIVGGVALLIGLAVAIPMSKRDTHTAPSHLESAKQFLQTNVLIDGHNDLPWQYRRYAYNKVNDIKLNEDTRIEWPPGTPMNDNSYEAIYAQTDIPRLREGRVGAQFWAAFIICASRAKDAVRQGFDQVDVIHKFIAKYPETFTMALTADDIETTFANGKIASLIGLEGGHMIANTLGVLRMFYQTGVRYMTLTHSCDIDWADNYKADENGGVSKGLTDFGRTVVREMNRIGMMIDLSHVSHQTMLDAMETSEAPVIFSHSSVFSLCSHYRNVQDDVLLKLKENNGIIMINFYTGYINNATDHRNTTTVYQVADHIDYVRNLIGADYVGMGADYDGVATMPIELQDVSTFPVLFAELMKRNWSTEDLVKLAGSNLLRVFRAVEKVRDEKIAMAPFEDIIDSADFVLPHFNCTTSF; this is translated from the exons ATGTCTACTACGGGTTCCAAACAGGGGTTGGCATCGGAAATGACTTTCACCAAGGGAAGAAATCGTGACAGGTGTATCCTTGGTTTGGTAATTGTTGGCGGGGTAGCCCTACTGATCGGACTCGCCGTGGCAATCCCCATGTCTAAAAGAGATACTCACACTGCACCATCCCATCTCGAGTCCGCCAAACAGTTCTTACAAACAAATGTGTTGATCGATGG tCACAATGACCTTCCATGGCAGTACCGCCGATATGCATACAATAAGGTGAATGACATCAAGTTGAACGAAGACACACGCATTGAGTGGCCCCCAGGGACACCCATGAACGATAACTCCTACGAAGCGATATATGCCCAGACAGACATCCCCAGATTAAGGGAGGGTCGAGTAGGAGCACAG TTTTGGGCAGCATTTATCATTTGTGCTTCTAGAGCTAAGGATGCAGTGCGACAGGGATTTGACCAAGTTGATGTAATCCACAAGTTTATCGCTAAGTACCCCGAGACCTTTACAATGGCTTTGACTGCAGATG ATATTGAAACAACATTTGCAAACGGTAAAATTGCTAGTCTGATTGGCTTAGAAGGTGGTCACATGATCGCAAATACCCTCGGTGTTCTACGGATGTTTTATCAAACTGGTGTTCGTTACATGACATTGACACACAGTTGTGATATCGATTG GGCCGATAACTATAAGGCGGACGAAAATGGTGGCGTATCTAAAGGCCTCACAGACTTCGGTAGG ACCGTAGTCCGTGAAATGAACAGAATTGGGATGATGATTGACTTGTCACACGTGTCACATCAGACAATGCTTGACGCCATGGAAACATCAGAAGCTCCTGTCATCTTTAGCCATTCATCAGTATTCTCGCTTTGTAGCCATTACCGCAATGTCCAGGACGATGTACTCCTAAAGCTG AAAGAAAACAATGGTATTATCATGATAAACTTCTACACGGGTTACATCAACAATGCTACGGACCACCGAAATACAACCACAGTATATCAGGTAGCAG ATCATATCGACTATGTGAGGAATCTGATAGGCGCTGACTATGTCGGTATGGGAGCTGACTACGATGGCGTGGCAAC CATGCCAATTGAACTCCAGGATGTTTCTACCTTTCCTGTTCTGTTTGCCGAACTAATGAAACGAAACTGGTCCACAGAGGATCTTGTGAAGCTTGCTGGATCGAACTTGCTCCGGGTGTTTCGGGCAGTGGAAAAG GTACGTGATGAAAAGATAGCGATGGCTCCTTTTGAAGACATCATCGATTCTGCTGATTTCGTGCTGCCTCACTTCAATTGTACCACTAGTTTCTAG